A single window of Candidatus Nitrosocosmicus arcticus DNA harbors:
- a CDS encoding RNA-guided pseudouridylation complex pseudouridine synthase subunit Cbf5 yields MEFNLPQLDNLVKINDGTSDEKFGYYPSNRPIAQLLSYGLILLDKPPGTTSHEIVSYVKKILGLEKAGHSGTLDPGTTGLLPIGLDEGTKIVPVLLMGPKEYVALARLHSHVSNEKLGQVLKEFTGPIYQKPPQRSSVKRETRIRTIYELELQDQFDRLLLLRTLCESGTYIRKLVYDIGEVLEVGASMIELRRTKVLNFGDESEFIRLHDLVDAFQLYKETGNEEKLRRIILPIEMAMTHIPAITIRDTAIDALCHGAQLALPGIVSIPKNLKKGDLVGIYSLKGEIVGLGISVLEFDEFLSKKKGICFQIKRIVMKPNTYPKFWSTSETNTNPTNAEINSDESIFT; encoded by the coding sequence TATTGCGCAATTATTAAGTTATGGGCTAATTTTGTTGGATAAACCACCTGGCACTACAAGCCACGAAATTGTTTCTTACGTTAAGAAAATACTTGGTTTGGAAAAAGCTGGACATAGTGGTACCTTAGATCCAGGAACAACTGGATTGTTGCCGATTGGGTTAGATGAAGGAACAAAAATAGTTCCAGTACTGCTCATGGGGCCAAAGGAATACGTTGCTTTAGCTAGACTTCATAGTCACGTTTCAAATGAAAAACTCGGGCAGGTACTTAAGGAATTCACGGGTCCTATATATCAAAAGCCACCACAACGATCATCTGTAAAGCGTGAAACACGTATTAGGACAATTTACGAATTGGAATTACAAGATCAATTTGATCGATTGCTTTTATTAAGAACATTATGTGAGTCTGGAACTTACATCCGTAAACTAGTATATGATATAGGGGAGGTCCTTGAAGTTGGCGCCTCAATGATAGAGTTACGGAGGACTAAGGTTCTTAATTTTGGAGATGAATCCGAATTTATTAGACTACATGATCTGGTAGATGCATTTCAGTTGTATAAAGAAACCGGCAATGAAGAGAAACTTCGAAGAATTATACTTCCAATTGAAATGGCCATGACTCATATTCCAGCAATAACCATTAGAGATACTGCAATTGATGCTCTTTGCCATGGCGCACAGTTAGCACTGCCTGGCATAGTGTCCATTCCTAAAAACCTAAAAAAAGGTGATTTAGTAGGAATTTATTCACTAAAAGGCGAAATCGTTGGATTGGGCATATCTGTATTAGAATTTGATGAATTTCTTAGTAAAAAGAAAGGGATTTGCTTCCAAATAAAAAGAATCGTTATGAAACCAAATACATATCCCAAATTTTGGTCCACATCGGAGACTAACACGAACCCAACTAACGCTGAAATTAATAGCGATGAATCGATTTTTACATGA